The genomic DNA ATGGATGTGCTCCGTGCCCATCACGTATTCCTTGGCGATGTCAGTAGTCTTGATAACGTAGGGGGTAGGGCTGGCAGCGAGCATAAGAGGAGCAGGAAAAATCAGCGAGCGGGAAGCGGTACCTGGTCGAAAGCTGCGGCGGCGGCCGCGTTGGCGGCCCGGTGCGCCGCGAATTGCATCAGCAAGTTAGTGTACTCGGCGGGGCTGAGGCGCGGGCGCAGCTGCTCCAGGGCCGACTGGCCGAGCTCGGCCAGGCCGGCATCGGCGGCAGCCAGCGCGTAGGCTTGCAACAACGGCCGCGAAGCAGGGTTTTCGGTCAGGCCCTGGTTGAGGGCATCGTAAGCGTCCGTAGTGGCTTTTTGCTGCGCGAAAAAGCGGCCGGCCGCCAGCACCGCCGCCTCGTTGAAGGGCGCGAGCTTCACCAGCGCCTGGTAGCGGCGGGTGGCTTCGGGCAGGTTGTGCGCCGCTTCGGCTTGTTGCGCGGCGGCCAGCTCTGGGCCGCCAATAAGGCCCGTCCGCGCCTGGCCCCGCAGCAAGCCGGGCGTACGCAGCGCCAGTCCCAGCCGGGCCACGCCCTGCGCCTGCGCCGTGTCGGCCGCCAGCCGGCGGTACGCCGCCTGGGCCGAATCGAGCTGCCCGGCTAGCGCCAGCGCCCAGGCGTGGGGTAGGCGCGCATCGCGCACCCCGTGCGCCGCCGCCAAAGCCAGTTGACTAGCGGCCGTGGCGTACTGCTGCTGCTGCAACTGCCATAAGCCCAGCACGTACTGGTAGTAGCCGCTGGTGGCTGAGGTGCCGGCCGTGAGCGGTGCCAGCGTTTGGCGGGCGGCCAATTCCTGGCCCGCTGCGTGTCGCAATAAGGCTTGCAGAAAGAGCAGCTGCTCGTAATACGGCTCGTTGGCGGGGCGCTCGGCCAGCTTGGCTAGTTCGGTGTCGGCGCGGCGGCAGGCGGCGGGCTGGGCGGCCCGCGCCGTCAGCATCGCCGCGTGGTACACCTGGGCGAAGGTGGCTGCGTCGAGGTCGTGGCGGGCGGGGGGGGTAGGGCTGGTTATTGCGCGCGAATCCAGCAGTGCCAACAGCTCTTTATTAGCCACTAAGCCGGGCTCCTGGGCGGTGGCCGGCCAGGGCGCGGCCAGCTTTTGAGCCGCGGGCACCAGACCTTGGCTCAGCAAAAAACCCAGCTGGTTGGTGCGGCCCACGTAGCTGCCGGGCTGTAGGCGCTCGGCTTGGCCTAAGTAAAAAACTACCGAATCGGTAAGGGACGAGCGGGTAAATAATTGGGCCGCATCGGAGGCGAGGGCGAAGCTGCGGGGCGCGGCGCGGCGGGCCTGGCGCAGCACTTCCAGGTCATCCAGAAAATCGCCGGGCGCGGTGAGTAAGGAATTTAACTGGAGGCTGACTTTGGCATCGGGCTGGCGCAGCAGGGCGCGGCGCAGGGCGTTGATTTCGTTCTGGCGCTGGTCGCGGAAGCTATACAGCGCTGCCCTACCCAGCTGCGCCGAGCGGTTGAAGCGGGCGAGCACGTCGCCGCTTTCGGCGTAGTAGCGCTCGGCCAGCAGGGCCAGGGGCAGGTCGTCGGGCCGGGTTTCGCTCTGCTGGCGGGCTAGGTCGCCGAGCTGGTTATACTGCCCGGCCTGCACCTGGGCGGACAGCGGCCAGCCGTTGCGCAGCTCAAACAGCAGCAGCGCGACCACACCCATTATATACACGGTATAGAAGGGCAGCCGGCGCGGCTCAAACACCACCCGATACACCCGCAGCCGCTGCTGGATGAGCGAGCCAAAATTGACCAGCACATACAGCAAAAACGCCGCGCCCAGCAGCAGCAGCGCCCGCACGCTAAAGGCGCGGGCCGCCGCCAGCAGGGGCGTATTAGCCGTGGCCAGGGCATAGCCCAGCGCGGCGGCCGCCGCCGCCAGCAGCAGCCAGTACAGGGGCCGGGCCGCCACGAAGGGCAGCCAGCCCGCGTAGCTAGGTGCCCGCTGCCGCAGGCCCAGCCCAGCCGTGAGCGCCGCCGGCAGCAGCAGCACCAGCGGGTCGAGGTGCAGGCCGCCGCCCAGGTTCAGCTCGTCGCCATTGTACCAATACAAGAACAACGCGCCCAGATAAAGCAGGCTCGACAAGATGAACGGGAGGCGGCCGAAACGGCCCGCGGGGCTTTCGGCCTGGGTGTTGAACCAGAGCAGCGCCCGCACGTTCTCTACCCCTACCCACAGCACCAACGCCGCCACCAGGCCCGCCCCGGCCGGCGTGGCGTAGGCGGCCAGGTGCAGGGCCGTTTCGGCCGGCGGCAGCTGCGACCTGGTGAGCAGTAGCGCCACCAGCCCGCCCAGCAGCGCGCCAAACAGCACCACGCGCCGCCCTACCCCCACCCGCTCGCCGAACGCCTGCAAGCCCAGCGCCGCCGCGCCCAGCACGCTCAGGCTCAGGTACAAAAAATATTGCCGGGTAGGGCTGAAAATGCCCAGGCCATCGGCGTTGAGCGCGGCCAGCAGAAACACCACCGGCACCGTGCCCGCCAAGAAAGCCGGCCGCCGCAGCATGCTCACCACCGCCAGCCAGCCGGCCAGCGCCAAGCCCAACACGCCCAGCCACAGCCCGGCCGCCAGCGGCTGGGTGTAAGGCCCGCCCGCGTCATGCGTAAGCGTCGTGATAAAGCCGCTCACCAGCAGCGGCAGCCGCGCGGGGCCGGCGGCTACCGAGTCGAGGGTGAGGGACACCGGGGCCAGGTGCGGCACCAGTTGCAGGGGTAGGGTCGCGCTTTCGCCCGCGAAGTAGCAGTACCCGGCTCCCGCCACGGCCAGCAGGGCCAGCAGCGCGGGCAGCCCCGGCAAGCGGCGCAAAACGGTAGAATCAGGCAATTGCGGTGGGATAGGTTTGAATAGTATAAAAGAACGTCATTCCGAGCTTGCCGAGGAATCTCGCCCGCGTCGTTTGGGCGTCGTTCCGCGATGCGGGCGAGATTCCTCGGCAAGCTCGGAATGACGTTTTAACAGCTTTTTTTATCTTCTAAATAACCTCGTGCTCTTTATATAGACACAAGTAACGCGCCTACCCTAATCCAGCACCTTGGGCACGCGGAAATAGTCCGAGTCTTTGCGCGGGGCATTGCGCAGGCCATCCTGGTGGCTAATGGTATTTTGAGCCTTATCATCGCGCAACACATTGATTTCGTGCGATAGATGCACCAATGGCTCTACCCCGTCAGTATCTACTTTCGAGAGCTGGTCCACCCAATCCAGAATCTTGTTGAGGTCGGTGAGCATCTGTTCCTCGTGGGCGGGGTCAAATTCGAGGCGGGCCAGATGAGCCAGGCCGCGGAGGGTTTCGGTGTTCATAAAATGAAATGGTGAAGTGGCGAAATAGTGAGTTAGTGAAATGGTGAGTTAGTAATTTAGAGAATGGAAGATTGAGCAGGAAGTACTTTTGTTGATAATTCACTAACTCACTAATTTGCCATTTCACTAACTCACCATTTCACCACCTCACCGCCAGGTGCTGGCCGCCGGAATGCCGCGGCCTTCGGGCACGAAGTCGTCGGCAATCTGAGCCATGACTTTGGCCTTGAGGTCGGGAATATCGGCCTCGGTGAGGCCGGTGGTTTCGATGGCTTCGTGAAACACGACGCGCAGCCGGGCGTGGCGCACGCGGAGGCCCTCGACTGAGGGCATAAATTTGTGGTTCAGGGGCATACTCACCGGCACGATGGGCACGCCCATATTAATAGCCAGCTGGAAAGCGCCATCCATGAAGGGCTGCAGCTCTTCGCCGGGCTTGGGGCCGATGGTGCCCTCCGGGAACAGCGCCAGCGGGCGGCCTTCGCGCAGGCTTTGGCGCGCCTGGGCAAAGGCCCTCCCCCGGCTCACCACGCTGCGGCGGTTAACGGGAATATACGTTTTGCCAAAGAGCGGCCCCCACAGCGGAAACTTCACCAGCGTGTCTTTGCCCATCATGTTGAGAAAGCCGGGAATGGTGTGAAACAGCACCATAATGTCGATGTAGGAGCCGTGATTGGCCACGTAGATGCAGGGCTGCGGCACGGGCCGGGTGTTTTCACGAATCACTTCGAGCGGCACGCCCCACATCAGCATGGAAAACCTGGACCACTGCCGGTTGAACTCGTGCAGGTGGGGGCGCCACTCGGGCCGGCGCACCCACACCCGTTGCAGGGGGTAGGTGGCGAAAAACGGCAGCACAAACCAGAACGTGGCCCAGGTAGTGTACAGCCGGTGGCCGAGATAACGCAAAAAAGCAGGCATAGCGGCAAATTTACGGCGGGCAGTGGGGTAATAGGGTAAGGGGTAGTCTGTCATTGCGAGCAAAGCGAAGCAATCGTACCAGAACGGGGTCGTTCGGGTGTCGTGCGGGTGCGATTGCTTCGCTTTGCTCGCAATGACAGACTACCCCTTACCCATTACCCATGACCTTCCCGCCAGCAGCTTTTCAACTTTAAGCAGGCCGGCCACGCTGAGCGCGTCGGTGATGCGGTCGTCCATGACCAGCTCGATGGCCTGGGCCAGGGGCAGTTTCCAGAGGCGCAGGTCTTCGGTTTCTTCCGGTTCCCACGCGCTTTGGGTGAGGTCTTCAGCCAGAAAAACGAAGCCTTCCTCGTCGGTGACGGAGTTGGAGGTGTGCATGCGGGCGATGCGCGTCCAGCGGGCGGCGAGCAGGCCGGTTTCCTCGCGCAGTTCGCGCTGGGCCGCCTCTTGCGGGTCGATGCCGATGACACCACCGCCCATCGGCACCTCCCAGCTATACTCGTTGAGGGTGTAGCGGTACTGGCCCACGAGCCAGGTATTGCCCTCACTATCAACGGGAATGATGGCAATGGCTTTGTTTTGCATCGACACCACGCCGTAGATACCGGCCCCGCCTTTGGGGTTCAGCACCTGGTCTTCGCGCACCCGAATCCAGGGATTCTGGTATTTGGGGGCCGAGCTGAGCGTTTGCCAGGGATTGTGGTGGGGGTCGAAATCGGTGGGGGGCTGAGTATGAGGCATAAGGTTGCGGAAGCGGCTGAATCGACGCAAAAGTAGCCCCGCCCGGCCCGCTCGCCTACCCCAACCCGCGCTCCGCAAGCGCGTATGACTTAGCAAGCTGGCCGCCGCTTACTTTCCGGGGGCTCCGCTTTTGATATGGCTGACAAACCCCAGGACCCCACCGAAGACTCCTTGCTCAATCTCAAGTTTGCCCAGGCCGAAGCTGACCTGGCCCAGAAAAACGGCGGCCTCGGCCCCGTTAGCAACCAGTATGTCACGACCGAAGAAAACGCCGAAATCACGCAAGGCGAAGGCCCGGTAGATAGTCAGGGGCACCGCCGCGGCGAACCCGATAACCTGGTCAAGGGCGACTCGGCCGGCGCGCACAGCTAGCCCTACCCCCATGCGTTTTCTCAACACCAGCCCTGCCAGTCACCGCCCGCTGGGCATCCGCGTTGCCTTGCCGCTAGTGGCCTTTGCCATTGCCCTGGCGCTGCTGAGTGGCTGCCGGACTAGTGGCGGCGGGCCCGGCACGCCGGCGCGCACCGTGGCGGCTTTCTTTGCCAAATACCGCGACCGGCCGGGTTTTCGCACCACCGAGTGGTCGGCCGATTTCTTGCAGCGCCTGGCGCTGGTGCGGGTAGGTAAGTTGCTGGGTGGCAACGACCTGACCAACGCCATTACCGGCATCCGCACGGCCCGCGTGATGACCTTTCTGCCCACCACCGGCAGCGCCCAAGGCTTAGTGCGCGAAGGTCTCAACAGCGAGGCCAGCGGGCTGCTGCAAGCCGAGCGCTACACCTCGCTGGCCAGCTCGGCCACTGGGGCGTCACCCTACCAATATGTGGTGAAGGCCAATGGCGACCAAGTGAGCGAGTTGGTAGCCACCGGCACCATGTCCGATGCCTTAGGCTCCTTTGTGCTGGTGCAGGTGCAGGGCAATTTTACCCGCGCCCAAGCCGAGGCGTTGAGCACGGTGCTGCCCGAAGTGGTGCGGCAAACGGCAGGCAAGTAAAAATAAGTGGCAGTGTTTTAGTGACGAATGGGATGGCAGTATATTGCCATCCCATTTTTTAATACCTATGCATCTAACTCTACCACCTTTACTGCTT from Hymenobacter psoromatis includes the following:
- a CDS encoding glutamyl-tRNA amidotransferase; this translates as MNTETLRGLAHLARLEFDPAHEEQMLTDLNKILDWVDQLSKVDTDGVEPLVHLSHEINVLRDDKAQNTISHQDGLRNAPRKDSDYFRVPKVLD
- a CDS encoding DNA mismatch repair protein MutT: MPHTQPPTDFDPHHNPWQTLSSAPKYQNPWIRVREDQVLNPKGGAGIYGVVSMQNKAIAIIPVDSEGNTWLVGQYRYTLNEYSWEVPMGGGVIGIDPQEAAQRELREETGLLAARWTRIARMHTSNSVTDEEGFVFLAEDLTQSAWEPEETEDLRLWKLPLAQAIELVMDDRITDALSVAGLLKVEKLLAGRSWVMGKG